Part of the Bacillus cereus group sp. RP43 genome is shown below.
TTTCCATACCTACTACTTGGTCCTCTTCGCCTAGTGTAATAGCTTTTACACCAGCTGCATTACGGCCCATAGAACGTACATCCTGTTCATTGAAGCGAATTAACATACCGTTGCTTGTCCCTACGATAATATCTTTATCACCAGATGTTAAACGTACAGAAATTAATTCATCTTCTTCACGAAGCGAAATTGCAATTAAACCGTTCGTACGTATATTTCCAAATGATGAGAGCGGCGTTCTCTTAGAAATACCTTGTTTCGTTGTAAAGAATAAGAACTGGTCGTCACCAAATTCACGAATTGGAATAATAGCGTTGATCCACTCACCCTTATCTACCCCTAATAGATTAATAATTGGTATGCCTTTTGCCGTACGACTATACTCTGGAATTTCATATCCTTTTGTACGGTATACTTTACCCTTGTTTGTGAAGAATAAAATATGATCATGAGTAGACGTTGTTAATAAATGTTCAACAAAGTCATCATCATTCGTACCCATTCCTTGTACACCACGTCCCCCACGGTTCTGTGTTTTGTACGTAGAAGCCGGTAACCTCTTAATATAACCATTATGAGTAAGTGTAATTGCGATATTTTGTTCTGGGATTAAATCTTCATCCTCTATAGCTTCCATACCGCCAATTGTAATTTCTGTTCTTCTCTTATCATTAAAACGTTCTTTGACCTCCGTTAATTCCTCACGAATGATCTCAAGAACCTTCTCTTCATCTGCTAAAATTGCTTTTAGCTCTGCAATCAGCTTCATTAAGTCTTGATATTCTTGTTCGATTTTTTCACGTTCTAATCCAGTTAAGCGTTGCAGACGCATATCTAAAATTGCCTGTGCTTGTTTCTCACTTAAGCCGAATCGTTCCATTAAACCTTGTTTTGCAATATCAGCTGTTTTTGAACTACGGATTAACGTAATAACTTCATCAAGATGATCTAAAGCGATTCGTAATCCTTCTAAAATATGAGCGCGCGCTTCTGCTTTCTCTAACTCATAAGCAGTACGTCTGCGGATCACGACCTTCTGGTGCTCTAAATAATAATATAAATTTTGTTTTAAATTTAGAACTTGTGGCTCTCCATTTACAAGAGACAACATGTTAATACCGAAACTTGTTTGAAGTGCTGTATGTTTATAAAGATTATTTAATAGTACATTTGCATTTGCATCGCGACGTACTTCCATAACAATGCGCATACCATTTCGATCCGATTCATCACGTAAATCTGTAATACCTTCAATTTTCTTATCACGAACTAATTCTGCAATTTTTTCAATTAAACGTGCCTTGTTAACTTGATAAGGTAGCTCAGTTACAATAATAGATTGTTTACCGTTGGCTCTCTCTTCAATTTCAACTTTAGCACGAATTATAATAGAACCACGGCCTGTCTCGTAAGCTCTTCGAATCCCGCTTCTTCCTAAGATTAAACCTGATGTTGGGAAGTCTGGTCCAGGAATATATTCCATTAATTCCGCGATAGTGATATCAGGGTTATGACTTAATGCCAACACACCGTCAATTACTTCTCCAAGTTGATGCGGTGGAATGTTTGTTGCCATACCAACCGCAATACCCGTCGTACCATTGACTAATAAGTTAGGGAAACGCGCTGGTAATACAACTGGTTCTCTTTCAGAACCATCATAGTTATCTTGATAATCAATTGTATTCTTTGTAATATCGCGTATTAATTCCATAGAAATCTTAGACATTCTTGCTTCTGTATAACGCATTGCTGCCGCTGAATCTCCATCAACAGAACCGAAATTACCATGTCCATCAACAAGCATGTAACGTTGACTAAAATCTTGCGCCATACGTACCATTGTTTCATAAACAGCTGAATCACCGTGCGGGTGATACTTACCAATTACTTCGCCGACAATACGCGCCGACTTCTTATATGCTTTATCAGCTGTAATTCCTAAATCATTCATCGCATATAAAACCCTACGATGAACTGGTTTTAATCCATCACGAACATCTGGTAATGCACGAGACACGATAACACTCATTGCGTAATCTAAAAATGAGGTACGCATTTCATGACTAATATTAATTTCTCGAATTCGTGCTTGTTGTTGATTGTCTGACATCAACGAGCACCTCCTCTTACATTTCCGTTACACATACATTGATTTATATGTAGAAGACAGGAATACTTGGATTCCTGTCATTACTCACTTAAATATCAAGGTTTTTCACGTATTTTGCATTTTCTTGGATAAAGTTACGACGCGGCTCTACTTTATCACCCATTAAAATTTCAAATGTTTCATCCGCTTCAATCGCATCTTGAAGGGAAACTTGAAGTAACGAACGTACTTCTGGATCCATCGTCGTCTCCCACAGCTGAGTTGGATTCATTTCCCCTAGACCTTTATAACGCTGAATCCCAGGCTTAGGTTGAACTGGTAATTCAGCTAGTATTTTTTCAAGTTCTTTATTATTGTAAGCATATTGAATTTTTTTACCTTGTTGTACTTTAAACAACGGTGGCTGCGCGATATATATATAACCACACTCAATTATTTGACGCATATAACGATAGAAGAACGTTAATAATAGGGTACGAATATGTGCACCATCCACGTCGGCATCTGTCATAATAATTACTTTATGATAACGAGCCTTCTCAATATCGAAATCCCCACCAATATTTGTACCGATTGCTGTAATAATTGTACGCACTTCATCATTAGATAAAATTTTATCTAATCGCGCCTTTTCAACATTAATAATTTTACCTTTAAGTGGTAAAATTGCTTGAAAATGACGGTCACGCCCTTGTTTCGCAGATCCGCCGGCAGAGTCACCCTCTACGATATAAATTTCACTGATTGCTGGATCTTTAGAAGAACAATCAGCTAGCTTCCCTGGTAAACTTGAAACTTCTAGAGCACTCTTTCGGCGCGTTAGTTCACGAGCTTTTTTAGCCGCTACACGTGCACGTGCTGCCATAGTCCCTTTATCTATAATTTTACGTGCAACATTGGGGTTTTCTAGTAAGAACTTTTCAAACGCCTCTGAGAATACAGACTCTGTAATCGTTCTCGCTTCACTATTTCCAAGTTTCGTCTTCGTTTGTCCTTCAAATTGTGGATTTGGATGCTTAATTGACACGATTGCTGTTAAACCTTCACGAACATCTTCACCAGTTAAATTACTATCCGCATCTTTTAAAATGTTATTTTTACGACCATAATCGTTAATTACACGTGTTAGAGCAGTCTTAAAACCTACCTCATGTGTACCGCCTTCATACGTATGAATATTATTTGTAAATGAATAAATATGATTTGTATAGCC
Proteins encoded:
- the gyrA gene encoding DNA gyrase subunit A encodes the protein MSDNQQQARIREINISHEMRTSFLDYAMSVIVSRALPDVRDGLKPVHRRVLYAMNDLGITADKAYKKSARIVGEVIGKYHPHGDSAVYETMVRMAQDFSQRYMLVDGHGNFGSVDGDSAAAMRYTEARMSKISMELIRDITKNTIDYQDNYDGSEREPVVLPARFPNLLVNGTTGIAVGMATNIPPHQLGEVIDGVLALSHNPDITIAELMEYIPGPDFPTSGLILGRSGIRRAYETGRGSIIIRAKVEIEERANGKQSIIVTELPYQVNKARLIEKIAELVRDKKIEGITDLRDESDRNGMRIVMEVRRDANANVLLNNLYKHTALQTSFGINMLSLVNGEPQVLNLKQNLYYYLEHQKVVIRRRTAYELEKAEARAHILEGLRIALDHLDEVITLIRSSKTADIAKQGLMERFGLSEKQAQAILDMRLQRLTGLEREKIEQEYQDLMKLIAELKAILADEEKVLEIIREELTEVKERFNDKRRTEITIGGMEAIEDEDLIPEQNIAITLTHNGYIKRLPASTYKTQNRGGRGVQGMGTNDDDFVEHLLTTSTHDHILFFTNKGKVYRTKGYEIPEYSRTAKGIPIINLLGVDKGEWINAIIPIREFGDDQFLFFTTKQGISKRTPLSSFGNIRTNGLIAISLREEDELISVRLTSGDKDIIVGTSNGMLIRFNEQDVRSMGRNAAGVKAITLGEEDQVVGMEIVEEDTNVLIVTKNGYGKRTPVEEYRLQSRGGKGLKTCNITDKNGKLVAVKSVTGEEDIMLITVAGVIIRMPVDQISQMGRNTQGVRLIRLGDEQEVATVAKAQKDEEEEISEEVSSEE
- the gyrB gene encoding DNA topoisomerase (ATP-hydrolyzing) subunit B; protein product: MEQKQMQENAYDESQIQVLEGLEAVRKRPGMYIGSTSGKGLHHLVWEIVDNSIDEALAGYCDEINVSIEEDNSIVVTDDGRGIPVGIQEKMGRPAVEVIMTVLHAGGKFGGGGYKVSGGLHGVGASVVNALSTELEVFVHRDGEIHYQKYERGIPSADLKVIGETDRTGTITRFKPDPEIFQETTEYEFDTLATRMRELAFLNRNIKLTIEDKREHKQKKEFHYEGGIKSYVEHLNRSKQPIHEEPVYVEGSKDGIQVEVALQYNEGYTNHIYSFTNNIHTYEGGTHEVGFKTALTRVINDYGRKNNILKDADSNLTGEDVREGLTAIVSIKHPNPQFEGQTKTKLGNSEARTITESVFSEAFEKFLLENPNVARKIIDKGTMAARARVAAKKARELTRRKSALEVSSLPGKLADCSSKDPAISEIYIVEGDSAGGSAKQGRDRHFQAILPLKGKIINVEKARLDKILSNDEVRTIITAIGTNIGGDFDIEKARYHKVIIMTDADVDGAHIRTLLLTFFYRYMRQIIECGYIYIAQPPLFKVQQGKKIQYAYNNKELEKILAELPVQPKPGIQRYKGLGEMNPTQLWETTMDPEVRSLLQVSLQDAIEADETFEILMGDKVEPRRNFIQENAKYVKNLDI